One Xyrauchen texanus isolate HMW12.3.18 chromosome 2, RBS_HiC_50CHRs, whole genome shotgun sequence genomic window carries:
- the LOC127659541 gene encoding DNA damage-inducible transcript 4-like protein, with amino-acid sequence MVATGTLNWNSECLSEFANGGYDRVCIDYEIDFWERCLAEPYLCAEVCEEQTCQQLAQLLEGCLARSKASKLQCDHVLVPETLTRRVAQDVLRLAAGEPCGLRGCVLDVRLELAEQQRRCERLERLACDASVVPTFELTLVFKQDGGGWPSLRDFLRMGTCFPPGTHRALKLRPGFRLIKKKLYSATGMVVEEC; translated from the exons ATGGTTGCAACAGGCACGCTAAACTGGAATTCTGAGTGCCTCTCTGAATTTGCCAACGGAGGATATGACCGAGTTTGTATCGATTATg AAATTGACTTTTGGGAGAGGTGTTTGGCTGAGCCTTATCTCTGTGCAGAagtgtgtgaagaacagacatgTCAGCAGCTCGCCCAGCTGCTCGAGGGCTGTCTGGCGAGGTCCAAAGCCAGCAAACTACAATGTGATCATGTGCTGGTGCCAGAGACTCTGACCCGGCGGGTAGCACAGGATGTGCTCCGTCTGGCTGCGGGGGAACCGTGTGGGTTGCGGGGCTGCGTGCTGGATGTCCGCCTCGAGCTGGCGGAGCAGCAGCGCCGCTGTGAGAGACTCGAGCGTCTCGCTTGTGATGCCAGTGTGGTGCCAACTTTTGAATTGACATTGGTCTTCAAACAGGATGGTGGTGGTTGGCCGAGCCTCCGTGACTTTTTACGCATGGGTACATGTTTCCCACCTGGCACCCATCGTGCACTTAAACTCCGCCCTGGGTTTCGGCTCATTAAGAAAAAGCTTTACTCTGCTACTGGTATGGTAGTTGAGGAGTGCTGA